From the genome of Pukyongia salina, one region includes:
- a CDS encoding CsgG/HfaB family protein, with protein MKQIIGKISILLLFILFTSCGAYWNQPIGNQEARIAENTNQTEKLLELPLPDKPIVVGVYNFKDQTGQYKNIETGSTFSTAVTQGATTILIKALEDSKWFTPIERENFANLLNERNIIRTTRQEYLRTDDERNQRLSPLLFAGVLLEGGIISYDTNILTGGVGARYFGVGGSSQYRQDRITIYLRAVSTSTGEILKTVNVSKTILSQAVDVGIFRYVNFQRLLEAETGFTKNEPAQIAVQEAIEKAVEVLIYEGIKDQLWVTLDGPEKDKEVVEQYLLEKELESKTDLYEREFLDHDYRHSAHASFGLAYVDGDFNTGILDYNMELGYKYRFIHALSLGLTTNFFRLNSNTDTSHWWLSEAATIEYNILPNDRLAPIAYAGPGVLLFVDNSPELYLQKMDAFFFLKFGAGLEYQASNRVSFIAKGDWNATFSDKIDNEINGRRDDFFFTFSAGINYHFGSKRTKLKTNR; from the coding sequence ATGAAACAGATAATTGGTAAAATAAGTATTCTACTACTATTCATTCTATTCACCAGTTGCGGAGCCTATTGGAACCAGCCTATTGGGAATCAGGAAGCACGAATAGCGGAAAATACGAATCAAACAGAAAAGTTGCTCGAATTACCACTCCCGGATAAACCTATTGTGGTAGGGGTCTATAATTTCAAAGACCAGACGGGACAATATAAAAATATAGAAACAGGAAGTACCTTTAGTACGGCTGTTACGCAGGGTGCAACTACCATATTGATAAAGGCACTGGAAGATTCAAAATGGTTTACCCCCATTGAACGTGAGAACTTTGCCAACCTTCTCAATGAGAGAAATATCATTAGAACCACAAGACAGGAATACCTGAGAACCGACGATGAACGCAATCAGCGTTTAAGTCCGCTACTCTTCGCCGGAGTTCTACTGGAAGGTGGTATAATCTCTTACGACACAAACATTTTAACCGGTGGTGTGGGTGCAAGATATTTTGGAGTGGGAGGATCGTCTCAATATCGTCAGGATCGGATCACGATCTATCTTAGAGCGGTTTCTACCTCTACGGGAGAGATTCTTAAAACGGTAAATGTGTCTAAAACCATACTTTCACAGGCCGTGGATGTTGGTATCTTCAGGTACGTTAATTTCCAGCGATTGTTGGAAGCTGAAACTGGTTTCACAAAAAATGAACCTGCACAGATAGCAGTTCAGGAAGCAATCGAAAAAGCTGTAGAAGTTTTAATATATGAAGGTATCAAGGATCAACTTTGGGTAACCCTGGATGGTCCGGAAAAGGACAAGGAAGTAGTAGAACAATATCTACTAGAGAAAGAACTGGAGTCCAAGACAGATCTGTACGAACGTGAATTCCTGGATCATGATTACCGTCACTCGGCTCATGCGTCCTTCGGACTTGCATACGTGGATGGCGATTTTAATACCGGGATCCTGGATTATAATATGGAATTGGGGTATAAGTATAGATTTATACATGCGCTTAGCTTAGGTCTCACAACAAATTTCTTCAGACTTAATTCCAATACCGATACAAGTCACTGGTGGTTGTCTGAAGCTGCAACTATTGAATACAATATTTTGCCTAACGACAGGCTGGCGCCTATTGCTTATGCAGGACCGGGAGTGCTGCTTTTTGTAGACAATTCGCCCGAATTATACCTGCAGAAGATGGATGCTTTTTTCTTTCTGAAATTTGGCGCAGGACTCGAATATCAGGCATCCAATCGGGTTTCCTTTATAGCCAAAGGAGATTGGAACGCAACTTTTTCAGATAAAATAGACAACGAAATTAACGGAAGACGTGACGACTTTTTCTTCACCTTCTCAGCCGGAATCAATTATCATTTCGGTTCTAAAAGAACAAAATTAAAAACTAACCGATAA
- a CDS encoding DUF4197 domain-containing protein yields MRLIKIAFIFTFVFISTSCAELQGIAGSIPGQGGIDPVMIGNGLRQALDFGIDKQVSKLTQKDGFYKNPLVKILLPEELQKVDRTLRNIGLSKLADEGLKVLNRAAEDAVKEATPIFVDAVKGITFNDAKNILLGPDNAATTYLENRTNQALYNKFNPVIQNSFSKVGADQVWANIINKYNTIPLVNPVNPDLTDYVTNEALKGVYTMIAVEEKNIRTKINSRTTTLLKQVFALQD; encoded by the coding sequence ATGCGCTTAATTAAAATTGCCTTTATCTTCACCTTTGTATTTATATCTACCTCCTGTGCCGAATTACAGGGAATAGCCGGCAGTATACCCGGACAAGGGGGGATCGATCCGGTAATGATCGGGAACGGCCTACGACAGGCTCTCGATTTCGGAATCGACAAACAGGTTAGCAAGCTTACCCAGAAGGATGGATTCTACAAAAACCCTTTGGTTAAGATCCTTCTTCCGGAAGAATTACAAAAAGTAGATCGAACGTTAAGGAACATTGGGTTGTCCAAACTAGCCGATGAAGGGCTAAAGGTGTTAAATCGCGCCGCGGAAGACGCCGTAAAGGAGGCTACTCCTATTTTTGTTGATGCAGTAAAGGGAATTACTTTTAACGATGCAAAGAATATTCTTCTAGGGCCGGACAATGCGGCGACTACCTACCTTGAGAACAGAACCAACCAGGCTTTATATAACAAATTCAATCCTGTAATACAGAATTCATTTTCGAAGGTTGGAGCAGATCAGGTCTGGGCAAATATTATAAATAAATACAATACCATTCCTCTGGTGAATCCTGTAAATCCGGATCTAACCGATTATGTAACCAACGAAGCCCTGAAAGGAGTTTACACCATGATAGCGGTTGAAGAAAAGAATATCAGAACCAAAATAAATTCAAGGACGACGACCTTGCTAAAGCAAGTATTTGCACTTCAGGATTAA
- the pyrF gene encoding orotidine-5'-phosphate decarboxylase encodes MKLESLISEIHKKKSFLCIGLDVDLNKIPAHLLDTDDPIFQFNKAIINATHHLAVAYKPNIAFYEAYGLKGWKSLEKTIGYLNEHHPEIFTIADAKRGDIGNTSAMYANAFLKEMNFDSITVAPYMGKDSVEPFLAVEGKHTILLGLTSNEGAFDFQTKKIGDSELYKEVLLTSRGWKHSDRLMYVVGATKAEYLADIRKIIPESFLLIPGVGAQGGSLSEVCKYGMTENIGLLVNSSRGILYASKGKDFADAAAEAATVLQLEMKKLMQKK; translated from the coding sequence ATGAAATTAGAATCGCTTATTTCTGAAATTCATAAAAAGAAATCCTTTCTGTGTATTGGGTTGGATGTAGACCTGAACAAGATACCGGCACATCTTCTGGATACAGACGATCCAATCTTTCAATTCAATAAAGCTATAATAAATGCCACACACCATCTTGCTGTGGCATATAAACCAAATATCGCCTTCTATGAGGCTTACGGCCTAAAAGGTTGGAAGTCGTTAGAAAAGACCATAGGTTATTTAAATGAACACCATCCTGAAATATTCACTATAGCCGATGCTAAACGTGGGGATATAGGCAATACTTCTGCTATGTATGCCAATGCATTTCTGAAGGAGATGAATTTTGATAGTATTACGGTTGCCCCGTACATGGGGAAAGATTCGGTGGAGCCTTTTCTGGCTGTAGAGGGTAAACATACCATTTTACTTGGTTTAACATCGAATGAAGGCGCCTTCGATTTTCAAACTAAAAAGATCGGGGATTCCGAATTGTACAAAGAAGTATTGCTCACTTCACGAGGCTGGAAACATTCCGATAGGTTGATGTATGTAGTGGGCGCCACCAAAGCCGAATACCTGGCCGACATCCGAAAGATCATACCGGAGAGTTTTTTATTGATTCCGGGAGTAGGCGCCCAGGGTGGAAGCCTTTCTGAAGTTTGTAAATATGGAATGACCGAAAATATTGGTCTTTTGGTAAATTCGTCGCGTGGGATCCTCTACGCGTCCAAAGGTAAAGATTTTGCCGACGCCGCAGCAGAGGCTGCCACTGTATTGCAGCTTGAGATGAAAAAATTAATGCAGAAAAAATAG
- a CDS encoding T9SS type A sorting domain-containing protein has protein sequence MKKIYLLALALFAFTFVNAQIIDDNMEFYTLGEMGTQNAGTWTSWTNDGGASNDGFVVVDTQSNSGDQSILAEGGQGRDPLLLLGNQTSGDYTFRWEFYIPSGKEGYFNIQGEIPAQGTPLSGVWNSGDIYFNEGGSNPGVVSDTNGDLSMLSFPHDQWFTCILYVDVDNLTYQLTIGANSSAAIPFSGTGDTTLGGINFYPGSAVSEMYVDDAYYVQGPLLSTGDLEETAVTVYPNPVKDILNISTTTVVDSVVVYDVLGKVVLQAQPDTVSPSIDMSALSSGAYMVQVNIGNATKTVKVIK, from the coding sequence ATGAAAAAAATTTACTTATTAGCATTGGCGTTATTTGCATTTACCTTTGTGAATGCTCAAATAATCGATGACAACATGGAGTTCTACACTTTAGGTGAAATGGGAACTCAGAATGCAGGTACTTGGACCAGTTGGACAAATGACGGTGGAGCATCTAATGATGGATTTGTAGTTGTGGATACTCAAAGTAACTCTGGTGACCAATCAATTCTTGCTGAAGGTGGTCAAGGTAGAGACCCTCTATTATTATTAGGAAACCAGACTTCTGGTGACTACACTTTTAGATGGGAGTTTTACATTCCTTCTGGAAAAGAAGGATATTTTAACATTCAGGGAGAGATTCCAGCTCAAGGAACTCCTCTAAGTGGTGTTTGGAATTCTGGTGACATCTACTTCAATGAAGGTGGAAGTAACCCAGGTGTTGTTTCTGACACAAACGGAGATCTTTCTATGTTGAGTTTCCCACACGATCAGTGGTTTACTTGTATTCTTTATGTAGATGTTGACAACCTAACGTATCAGTTGACTATCGGAGCTAACTCTTCAGCTGCTATTCCTTTCTCAGGTACAGGTGATACTACGCTAGGAGGAATTAACTTCTATCCTGGTTCTGCTGTTTCTGAAATGTATGTTGACGATGCATACTACGTTCAAGGTCCTCTTCTTAGCACAGGTGACTTAGAAGAAACTGCTGTAACTGTATATCCTAACCCAGTGAAAGACATCCTTAACATCAGTACTACAACTGTTGTAGACTCTGTTGTTGTTTATGACGTTCTTGGAAAAGTTGTTCTTCAGGCTCAGCCAGACACTGTTTCTCCAAGTATCGACATGAGTGCACTTTCTTCAGGTGCTTACATGGTACAGGTAAATATTGGAAATGCTACTAAAACTGTAAAAGTTATCAAATAA
- a CDS encoding AIR synthase related protein — MSQEISKRYAQRGVSASKEDVHKAISKVDKGLFPQAFCKIVPDHLTGDDDHCLVMHADGAGTKSSLAYMYWKETGDLSVWKGIAQDALIMNIDDLLCVGATDNILLSSTIGRNKNLIPGEVISAIINGTEELISDLGKFGVTIHSTGGETADVGDLVRTIIVDSTVTARMKREDVIDNGNIAAGDVIVGLASYGKATYESEYNGGMGSNGLTSARHDVFAKYLSEKYPESFDHAVPNDLVFSGSRKLTDAVDGSPLNAGKLVLSPTRTYAPVIKKILSNIDRKSLHGMVHCSGGAQTKILHFVENLHIIKDSMFDIPPLFKLIQEESGTDWKEMYQVFNMGHRMELYVSEAVAAEIISISKSFDIDARNIGRVEASSEGKKLTIETPHGQFLY; from the coding sequence ATGAGCCAGGAAATTTCTAAACGGTATGCACAAAGAGGTGTTTCGGCCTCTAAAGAAGACGTTCACAAAGCCATTAGTAAGGTTGATAAGGGACTTTTTCCACAAGCCTTTTGTAAGATCGTACCCGATCATTTAACGGGTGACGACGATCATTGCCTGGTGATGCACGCAGATGGGGCAGGTACAAAATCATCCCTCGCCTATATGTATTGGAAGGAAACCGGGGATTTATCGGTTTGGAAAGGTATAGCTCAGGATGCCCTTATCATGAATATTGACGATCTTTTATGTGTAGGTGCGACAGACAATATACTTTTGTCCTCTACCATTGGTCGTAATAAGAATCTTATCCCAGGCGAAGTGATCTCTGCAATCATCAATGGCACCGAAGAACTAATTTCAGATCTTGGGAAATTTGGCGTCACCATCCATTCAACCGGCGGCGAAACTGCCGATGTTGGCGACCTTGTACGAACCATCATTGTAGATTCTACGGTAACAGCTCGTATGAAACGTGAGGACGTTATAGACAATGGTAATATTGCTGCAGGAGATGTGATCGTTGGCCTGGCCTCCTACGGAAAGGCTACATATGAAAGTGAATACAACGGAGGTATGGGTAGTAATGGACTAACTTCTGCCCGGCACGATGTCTTCGCAAAATACCTTAGCGAAAAATACCCCGAGAGTTTTGATCATGCTGTGCCGAACGACTTGGTTTTTTCGGGAAGCAGGAAATTAACCGATGCGGTAGATGGTAGTCCGTTAAATGCCGGAAAACTGGTGTTATCGCCCACACGAACCTATGCACCGGTTATAAAGAAGATCTTATCAAATATTGATAGGAAAAGTTTACATGGGATGGTACATTGCAGTGGAGGCGCACAGACTAAGATCCTTCATTTTGTTGAAAACCTGCACATTATTAAGGATTCCATGTTCGACATTCCGCCTTTATTCAAATTGATCCAGGAGGAAAGCGGTACAGATTGGAAGGAAATGTACCAGGTATTTAATATGGGCCACCGGATGGAATTATATGTTTCTGAAGCCGTAGCAGCCGAAATTATTTCCATTTCAAAATCATTCGATATTGATGCCAGGAATATCGGAAGGGTTGAGGCTTCTTCCGAAGGAAAAAAGCTCACCATCGAAACTCCACACGGCCAATTTTTATATTAG
- a CDS encoding Lacal_2735 family protein: MLKWFKTKTEIDKLKDRYCRLMKKSFKIAPRDRKKSDKLRKEAKVLYDRIKKYDTQKEAS, translated from the coding sequence ATGTTGAAATGGTTTAAAACTAAAACGGAGATTGACAAATTAAAAGATCGGTACTGCAGATTGATGAAGAAATCATTCAAAATTGCGCCTAGGGACCGAAAAAAGAGTGATAAACTTAGAAAGGAAGCAAAGGTTTTATACGACCGGATCAAAAAGTACGATACTCAAAAAGAAGCCAGTTAA
- the prfA gene encoding peptide chain release factor 1: MLEKLQIVKQRFDEVSDLIIQPDIISDQKRYIELNKEYKDLRILMDKREAYLTARERIEEAEEIIKDGSDPEMVEMAKMQLDEANAKIPQLEEEIKFLLVPKDPEDAKNAVMEIRAGTGGDEASIFAGDLYRMYAKYCESKGWRTSVVDFSEGTSGGYKEIQFEIEGDDVYGTLKFEAGVHRVQRVPQTETQGRVHTSAATVMVFPEAEEFDVEIDPKDVRIDYFCSSGPGGQSVNTTYSAVRLTHEPTGLVAQCQDQKSQHKNKEKAFKVLRSRLFDLELAKKQAEDAEKRGSMVTSGDRSAKIRTYNYPQGRVTDHRINLTLYDLSNIIDGDIQKIIDELQLVSNTEKLKEAGETF; the protein is encoded by the coding sequence ATGTTAGAAAAACTTCAGATAGTAAAGCAGAGATTCGACGAGGTAAGTGACCTTATCATTCAGCCTGATATCATAAGCGATCAGAAAAGGTATATAGAACTAAATAAGGAATATAAAGACCTTCGTATTCTTATGGATAAGCGGGAAGCTTATCTAACTGCCAGGGAACGTATTGAGGAAGCGGAAGAGATCATAAAGGACGGCAGTGATCCCGAAATGGTTGAAATGGCTAAGATGCAGTTAGATGAAGCGAACGCGAAAATCCCTCAACTGGAGGAAGAGATAAAATTTCTACTGGTACCCAAGGATCCGGAAGATGCCAAGAATGCAGTCATGGAGATAAGAGCCGGTACAGGTGGTGATGAAGCGAGTATATTTGCAGGCGATCTCTACCGCATGTACGCCAAATATTGTGAAAGCAAAGGCTGGAGGACGAGTGTAGTGGATTTTAGTGAAGGAACCAGCGGCGGTTATAAAGAAATTCAGTTTGAGATTGAAGGTGATGATGTGTACGGTACCCTTAAATTTGAAGCAGGCGTTCATCGTGTTCAACGGGTACCACAAACCGAAACACAGGGAAGGGTGCATACCAGCGCCGCAACTGTCATGGTTTTTCCCGAGGCTGAAGAGTTCGATGTCGAGATCGATCCTAAAGATGTGCGTATTGATTATTTCTGTTCCAGTGGTCCCGGTGGCCAATCTGTGAATACTACCTATTCGGCTGTGCGATTAACGCACGAACCAACCGGACTTGTTGCGCAATGCCAGGATCAGAAATCGCAGCACAAGAATAAGGAGAAGGCCTTTAAAGTTCTTCGCTCTCGTCTGTTCGATCTGGAGCTAGCCAAAAAACAAGCTGAAGATGCCGAAAAACGTGGCTCTATGGTTACCAGTGGAGACCGAAGTGCGAAGATCCGTACTTACAATTATCCCCAGGGACGGGTAACAGATCACCGTATCAATTTAACGCTTTACGACCTTAGTAATATTATTGACGGAGACATCCAGAAAATTATTGACGAATTACAGCTTGTGAGTAATACCGAAAAATTAAAAGAAGCCGGAGAAACATTCTAA
- a CDS encoding carboxypeptidase-like regulatory domain-containing protein yields the protein MKGSFKYIALIATTFLLLFSCNEDKIGENEFGTLKGKVVASGSNAPLENVRIATNPVSSTVFTDSSGNFTIENILVGDYSVEARTDGYIADFEPATINANVTSNVVFELDPSTANNRPPTAPVLLSPADNEVLESIEAIFSWNSTDPEEDPITYSLELRNVDTNEVLLFENLTDTTLTYSPLTLGTQYVWQVTATDEINDPVISAVSAFEVISAPVDNRVLFVRKINGNNVIFSADENGQEFQLTSSEVNSYRPRRNVRANKIAYLQNDGSNVDIFIMNRDGSEKRKITGPVKPNGFNLDEINIDWPEDRVSIYYPRFDKLYRVQFNGLGTVELYQTPDGSLISEVVVSETSDLIVLKTNNLQGYDAKIYIINEAGVVLDTILDGVDGAVGGLDLSIDDQKVLYSYDVSGFENEDYRRLDSRMFIYDRNTMTATDVSDNKPDGTNDLDPIFSPNEAFVMFTNTSNDGLSQKDVMRLDLSTQDSRELRHEDAFMPDWQ from the coding sequence ATGAAAGGGAGTTTTAAATATATAGCACTTATAGCAACTACATTTCTGCTTTTGTTTTCATGTAATGAAGACAAAATTGGTGAGAACGAATTTGGGACACTAAAGGGTAAAGTGGTTGCCTCGGGGTCCAATGCACCTTTGGAAAATGTTAGAATTGCAACGAACCCGGTTTCCAGTACCGTATTTACCGATTCATCGGGAAATTTCACTATTGAGAATATTCTGGTAGGGGATTATTCGGTGGAAGCGCGAACAGATGGTTATATAGCCGATTTCGAACCGGCTACCATCAATGCCAATGTAACCTCCAATGTGGTGTTCGAACTTGATCCGTCCACCGCTAATAACAGACCGCCTACAGCACCGGTTTTGTTATCGCCTGCGGATAATGAAGTCCTTGAAAGTATAGAGGCGATCTTTAGCTGGAATAGTACAGATCCTGAAGAAGACCCTATTACGTATTCTCTGGAATTGCGAAATGTGGATACCAACGAAGTACTGCTGTTCGAAAACCTTACCGATACTACGCTTACTTATTCTCCATTAACTTTAGGTACACAGTATGTATGGCAGGTAACAGCAACAGACGAGATCAACGATCCGGTAATAAGTGCTGTAAGCGCCTTCGAAGTAATTAGTGCTCCGGTGGATAACAGAGTACTTTTTGTACGAAAGATCAATGGTAATAACGTGATATTCTCCGCCGATGAGAACGGACAGGAATTCCAGCTTACCTCTTCAGAAGTAAACAGCTACAGACCACGAAGAAACGTTCGTGCAAATAAGATCGCTTATCTTCAGAATGACGGCTCTAATGTGGATATTTTTATAATGAACAGAGATGGCTCCGAAAAACGGAAGATCACTGGCCCAGTAAAACCAAATGGATTCAATTTGGACGAAATCAATATTGATTGGCCGGAAGACAGAGTGAGTATATACTATCCAAGATTTGATAAACTGTATCGAGTACAATTCAATGGATTGGGGACGGTAGAATTATATCAAACTCCGGACGGATCGCTCATATCTGAGGTGGTCGTTAGTGAAACTAGTGATCTAATAGTACTAAAAACAAACAACTTACAGGGATACGATGCTAAGATCTATATCATCAATGAAGCGGGAGTTGTGCTGGACACTATTTTAGACGGTGTAGATGGTGCTGTGGGAGGATTGGATCTGTCCATCGATGACCAGAAAGTGTTGTATTCTTATGATGTGTCTGGTTTTGAGAATGAAGATTATCGACGATTAGATTCCAGAATGTTTATTTACGATAGGAATACCATGACAGCCACAGACGTGTCCGACAATAAACCGGATGGTACCAACGATCTCGATCCAATCTTTTCACCAAATGAAGCATTTGTGATGTTTACCAATACATCCAATGACGGACTTTCTCAAAAAGATGTAATGCGTTTGGATCTATCCACCCAGGATTCCCGGGAACTTCGGCATGAAGACGCCTTTATGCCCGATTGGCAATAA